One Helianthus annuus cultivar XRQ/B chromosome 12, HanXRQr2.0-SUNRISE, whole genome shotgun sequence genomic region harbors:
- the LOC118484987 gene encoding histone-lysine N-methyltransferase ASHR3-like, producing the protein MPWSPQLKQDIYRIKKSVNMDISIGDCTCSDPNVCDEVCTCSCTNTCNCSENCTNMQYFQEQKKVKVIMTQHCGWGVEAVEFIKKDDYIIKYVGEVILIDNALREMRFRDMKAQGITKFYMLQVGSNFNIDAKLKGDESRLIDHCCDPNCIMENCDVNGETRLGIFALRAIEPGEELTLDYRDKYEMYDRDRVKCRCGAPNCRGYLGTKKGLESKKVDKHAKACAEN; encoded by the exons ATGCCATGGTCTCCTCAACTTAAACAAGATATATACCGGATAAAGAAGAGTGTCAATATGGATATCAGCATTGGAGATTGCACTTGTAGTGATCCAAACGTATGCGACGAAGTTTGTACATGCAG CTGCACAAATACCTGCAACTGTTCGGAAAATTGCACAAACATGCAATATTTCCAAGAACAGAAAAAAGTTAAAGTTATTATG ACTCAACATTGTGGTTGGGGTGTAGAAGCCGTTGAATTCATCAAGAAAGATGATTACATCATTAAGTATGTTGGAGAAGTTATAC TTATCGATAATGCTTTACGTGAGATGAGGTTTAGGGACATGAAAGCACAAGGTATAACTAAGTTCTACATGCTTCAAGTCGGATCAAACTTTAACATTGATGCAAAACTCAAGGGGGATGAATCACGTTTGATAGATCACTGTTGTGATCCAAATTGTATAATGGAAAATTG TGATGTAAATGGGGAGACTCGTCTTGGTATCTTTGCTCTTAGAGCAATCGAACCTGGAGAAGAGTTAACTCTTGATTACCGGGACAA ATATGAGATGTACGACCGTGATAGGGTAAAGTGCCGTTGTGGTGCTCCAAATTGCCGTGGCTATCTTGGTACTAAAAAAGGCCTAG AATCGAAGAAAGTTgataagcacgctaaagcttgTGCAGAGAACTAG